Genomic segment of Staphylococcus muscae:
TACACCTCAAACTGAAAATACATCATCTGACACAACAGATGAACCATCAACAACTACTGATGTAACAACACCAGAAGAAACACAACCTACAACAGATGCACCAGAAGAAACACCTATTGCTGAAGAACAACCGATACAAGATCAACCTGAACAGCCTAATACGGGAGAAGAGGATTTAGTTTCAGATACTAAACCAGCTGAAGTCTCAAAAGAAGAATTAAAACAGCAAGAAATTGAAAATGCTCAAAATAATTTAAATACTGCTAATCAACAAGTTAAAGCTGCACAAGATGATCGAGATAAAGCGGCTCAAGAAAAAGCTGCAGCTGATCAAAAATTAAAAACAGCACAATCTGTAAAAACAACATCAACGAAACAAGTGGATCAAAAAATTGTTGATGAAACTAAAAAATTAAACAACACAACATCTAAAGTTCAAACAACACAATCACAATTGAATAAAAAGCAAGCTGAAATTGATAAAAAAGAACAGCAAATTAAAAATTATAAACCTGAGGTAAGAGAAAAGGTTGTTCACACTTCTAACACGCCTGAAGAGGCAGAGAATCAACGTTATCACGACTGGGTAGAAGATGTGAAATACACTGGAACACCTCAAGTTGTAAAATTAAAAGCTCAACAAGGAAAGTACGTTCCAAATAACGAACGAATTGGCCAAATTTTTGTAGATTATCTTAACGAATTAAAACGCATTAATGGTTTGCCAGGTCATGTAACATTATCAACTAACCCTGCCGTGCAAGCTTTCTCTCAAGCCCGAGCAGATGAATCAGCTGCTAATTACCGAAGCCATTACACTGAGTTACCAGATAGAAATAAATATCAAGGTGCAGAAAATTTAGCTCGTCATTATGCGTATGAATCAAAACCTGTATCTGATGAAGAAGTTGCTTATACGATGTTATTAGCTTGGTTCTCAGATTATAATAACGCTAAAAAAGGATATGGTCATCGTACAAACCTTTTAGGTGTTGACGGTGAAATTGGCTTCGCAACTGTGAGATATGGAGGAGAAGAAGACGGAATTTATACTCTACTCTCAGTTATGAACTCTCAAGGTTGGGATAGAGAAAATGTTTATAGTAAAGTAACAGAAACTCAAGTTGGAGATAAATTACAATATCGTTTAGATGGTAAAGAAGTTTATTTCGTACCTAAGAAAGTATTCCAATATATTACAACAGAAACAATTGACAAATCTGGTGATATTAAAGCTGAGTTAAATAAATTAAATAAAGAAAAAGCAAACTTAGAATCTGAACTTAAAAATTATAACAATGAAATTTCAAAAATTAAGAAAACAATTGCTAATTTGCAAGAACAACGTAAATTAATTAACGCAAATAATGCTACTCAGCAAAAAGCAATGAGTGATGCAAAAGCGTTAGTTGCTAAAAATACGAAAGCATTAGCTGCTGCAGAAAAGAAACTTGCAGATGCTAAAAAAAATAAAGCAGCTGCACAAAAAGCATTGGACGAATTAACAAAAGTTGATGAACCGACACAACCTTCTGATACAACGAAACCAACAGAAAAACCAACAATGCCGTCAAAACCAACGTCTGAAAAGCCAAAAGATAATGTTAAACCAGGAGAAACAACACAACCTGGAACAAATACACCAACTGAAACAAAACCAGTAGTTGTTCCAAAAGAAGAAAAACCTACTATGGATAAAAAATTAGGTACAACAGAGACGTCATCAAAAGGAATCCAAGTCACATTGCCATCAGGTGAAAAAGTGACAATTTCGAAGAAAACAGTTGGCACTACATTGATTGCAGAGCCAATGGGTAATATGCCAGTTACTACACAACTAAAAGCAACAATGACATCAAGCAATGGACAAGCACCAAAGGCTATGAACTTATCAAAAGGTAATGATAAATCTGATGACAATATGCAGATGTTACCTAATACAGGTCAAGAACAAAAAACAGGAATCTTTGCAGGACTTGCAGCATTATTAGCAGGCATTGCGACATACTTTGGTTTCCGTCGTAAATCATCACAAAAATAATTAAAATATTAGAATGGGACATGACTTTCTAGAAAATGAACAGTAATTGAACGAGATAATTGATTTCGTTTATAATTAGCACAAATCTATTAGATTGTACTTACTGTATCTATCACAATATAGTTAGTTATGTTCCATTTTATCTTTAAAGAACCTAGTGTATTATTTGCGATTAACGGGAGGGTATTTTATGACTGATAAGGTATTAAAAAGTGAAGAAATTACTGAAGTAATTGAATCGCTTAATGAATCAACTGAAAAAGAGTTTGAAGAAAAGATTTTATCTAAAGCATTGTTAGATAAAGAAGCATTTTCAAATCAATATAATCCATGGCAAAAAGAAGCAGGTCAAAAATTGATTGGTAACTTCAGTCGAATTATTAATGAATTGCCACTTGAAGATGGTGATGAAAATGCAGAAACATTTTCATGGTTAGACTATGATGAAGAGATGTCTCATATTATCCCTAAAAAAAGTATGGATAAACATAATAGAAAATTGCGATATGCTATTCCTAATCACGTTCAAGGGAATATTGAAGAAGCTAATTTGTTTTTGTGTTTAACAAATCCAAATATTGCTGATAAATTTGATGTAAAAGGACGAAAATACAATAGAAATATTTTAGATTTTCATCAAGCATTCAGAAAATATGTTACTAAGGATGGACGAGTTTTTGAAAATCCCGATCCAAGTTCACATCTTGAAAATTTTCAATCAAGTGACAATAGTGAAACACAAAAACTTGTTTTGCAACATATTTTTAATGATGAAAAGTCTGAAGTTGAAGATGAAATTGAAAGTTTATTAAAAAATGATAGAGATAATGAGGAGGTTATTTCAGACTTAAAGGATAAACTAAAAAATTATTATTACACCAAGCAATACTTTAGAAAAATACTCCACGAAAAAGAGTTTAATGGTTTAATTGACTACATCATCGAGTATGTAGAGAATAATGATAGAGATAGCGTCAAAGATTATTTTAAAAATATAAAAACATGTAACCTAGAAAGTTTTCCTTTTCGATCTACAATGCCTGACATAAAGAAAAATGGGAAAGGAATTGGAAATAACATTTTAAGTACACAAAATGATGTGATTCTATTTAGTGCACGCATTATTATACGCCGTATAGCCTTATATATTCAAAACGCAAAACAAGAGTCAGAAAAACCATCATTTATTTTTAGAAGATTTAATGATTCTTGGAGACAATCAATTATAGAAGTATTAAAAAAAGATTATTTATTTTCAAATGATGAAGTTGAAATCGTTTTGGCTTATTTAAGAAAATATTATTTCTATACATTTCTGTCAATAGATACTGATAATTCACAAAGTAGTGGTGGTGTGTCTGAAGGCAATGTATACCATTTCACAACTAAAAAAGGTAAAGTTACAGAAGAACCTATTGGTGTAGAAGGTCTAAAATACTTCAGAGAGATGATATTACCAGAACAAAAGTAAGCCTCTTTTTGTAAATTATTTATACAAGTTTAAAATTGTCATCTTAAACAAACATTAGAGAAAGATCTCATGAATTGGGGTCTTTCTTTGCTGATATAGGATGCAGTTCTAATTTATCTTTATAAAGTAATGAGAAGTCATGTTTAAAAGTATAGAATGACTTAATAAAAATAGAAACTATATTTATATTGAAGTGAGTGTGTGCTAAAATAAAAATGTCAAAATTTGTGTGAATGATAGGATTTAATTCAATCGTATTCGACAACATGTTTTTAAATCATTCTATTAAACAATTTATTCTAATGATTTTTCCAGTCGACTGTTAGAGAGAGAAATGTAAGTTGGTTGTTAAAAATAAACTCTCAATCGAAGGGAGACATGTCAATGTCGCAAAAATTATTTGTAAGAACGTTAATTACTGGTTTAGCTACTTCGGCCGTATTAGCAGGGGGTCACGCTGCTAAAGCTGCAGAAGAAATTGCTCCTGTCACAGAAGGTCAAGAACAACCACAAACTTCAGATCAACCACAACCAGATATACCTCAAGCTGAGCCTACAACATCCGAAACAACTGATGATAAACCTACTCAACCAGAATCCACAGAAACTCCCACATCAGAAAAACCACAACATACAACTGAAGCACCTCAAAATCCAACTATTACAGAAGAACAACCTAAACACCTAAATACGGATGAATTAGCTTCAAATTTTAAACGTACTGAAGTGTCAAAAAAAGAATTGAAAAAACAAGAAACTGAAGATGCTAAAAATGATTTGAATACAGCTAATCAACAAGTAAAATCAGCTCAAGAAGAAAGAGATAAAGCAGTTCATGATAAAGTGGTAGCAGAGCAGCAATTAAAAGCTGCGCAATCAGTGAAAACAACGTCAACGAAACAAGTGGATCAAAAAATTGCTGATAACACAAAGAACTTAAATGATATAAAATCGAAAGCTCAAATAACGCAATCGCAATTAGATCAAAAAACATCTGAAGTTAATAACAAAGAACAAGAACTTAAAAAATACAAACCGACAGTTAAAGTTACCAAATCATATACAAATGATTCGGTAAAATATGTAGAAGAACATCGATTTAATGAATGGACTGAAGATGTAGTTTACTCTGGGACACCTAAAACAGTGACATTAAAAGAGCCTAAAGGTAAATATGTGCCGAATGTGCAACGTGTTGGGAAGTTTGTTGAACAATACATTAACGAAATTAAACGCATTAATGGTTTATCAGGAAAAGTAAAATTTACCACTAACAAAGAATTGCAAAAATACTCAATGGATCGAGCAAAAGAGATTATTACAAATCAAGTGCTTTCTCACGACACAAACTTACCGAATAGTGATCGATTACAAGGCACTGAGAATGCGGGGTACAAGTTTGACACACAAAGTTTGTTGATTTCAGATGAAGAACTTGCTTACAGTATTGTGTTGAGTTGGTTTGCTGAATATAACAATCTTTTTAAAAACTACTGGCATAGAACAAATATGATTCAACATAATAATGATTTTGGTTTAGGTCTTGTGAGTGATACTTTTCATGGGGATCAGGTATTTATGTACGTTTATAATACATCAGGCATGGGTTATGAAGACTTTTATAAACCTGTCGAAACAGAAATGCCAGATGGTAAAGTAACATATCGTATTGATGGGAAAAAGATTAAGTTCTTACCTAAAACGTTATTCAAATATGTTCGTGAAGAAGTGGTGGATCATTCAGGCGAATTAAAAACTGAACTTGCACAGTTGAAGAAGGAGAAAGCAGCCTTAGATTCTAAAGTGAGCCATTATAATAATGAAATGACTTATATTGAAACAATCATCAGTAAATTAAAACAACAACGTCAGCATATTACATCAAGTAACGCAACACAACAAAAAGCTATTAGTGATGCAAAAGCGTTAGTTGCTAAAAATACGAAAGCATTAGCTGCTGCTGAAAAGAAACTTGCTGATGCTAAGAAGCATAAAGCAGCTGCTCAAAAAGCATTGGAAGACTTAACAAAAGTTGAAAAACCAGCTAAGCCATCAGAACCAGTTAAACCGACAACATCAAAACCAGTTAAGCCATCAAAACCAGTTAAACCAACAACGTCAAAGCTAGTTAAGGTTAATAGTAAAAAAACAATTAAAGTTAAAATGAATCAACATAAACCGAGTGCTAATGCACCAAGTAAGACTAAAGCAGGTGTAACATCAAAAGGCGATAAACTAAATCATGTGGTTAAAGTAAATAAGTTTGAAGTACCATCAAAAGGAATTCAAGTGATATTACCAACAGGTGACCAAGTGACAATTCCGAAAAAAACAGTTAGAAATAACTTAACTGCTAAGCCAATTGATAATGTAGTAGGTACAACGCAATTAAAAACGGAAAGGCTTTCAAATACTACGCTAGCAAATAAAAACACATCACATAATAAGGTGAAGGTTTTACCAAATACAGGTCAAGAACAAGAAACAAAGATGTTCACAGGACTTTTAACTATGTTAATGGGGATTTTCACATTACGTGCTTTCCGACGTAATTCAATTGAAAAATAACAAAAAAGATCTCAGGCTTTTATAACCTGGGATCTTTTCACTAGCTTAGTTTTTATATAAATTAATACTCAACGTATTTTTAACAGGCTAGAAAGAAAGCAAAAAGAAGCAAGTATCGCTGAATCTAAAAGCAGAACCTTTCGAAACTACTGCTTAGGGATTACGACAATTGCTTCAATAATCAAAAGTTGGTTGTGAATTTAATTCTCTTCCACTATTTTATTATAATAAGGGGTGATTCGAATGACAAATTTAACTAAAACGAAGGTTAAAATTATCTTAAACTATGCAATAGGTATAGCCGCACTGATATTTACATTTTATATCATTTTTAAATATTCCATTAGTCTGTTTATGTGAAAAACTTAATTGAATCAGATTTATCTGCCTATAAAATAAGTAAACAAGCAAATGTAGACTTAGCCAATATTAGAAAATAAGACATGGTGAAATAAAAGTAGAGTAACTAAGCTTTAATACTGCCGAAAACCTTTATAATTACCAAAAGCAGCTGGAAGATAAGTAACCAAACCCCACTCATTAATTTGGATGGGGTTAATTATACAAGTTTGGGTCCCTAAAAAGTCCCTGAAAATTAGTGAGATATGGCATGTAATTATAAACAAAATAAAGAAGAACCCCGTAGATACGGGATTCTTAAAATTGAAATGTCTTTAAATTTCTATAATTAACGTCCTGGGAGGGATTCGAACCCCCGACCGATGGCTTAGAAGGCCATTGCTCTATCCAGCTGAGCTACCAGGACTTTTTAACACAAAACTTATTATAACCAAGTCTGTTGAATAAAGCAACAGATTACTAGGGAATTTTCTTTCCATTTAACTTATATGTAGAAATTTTACATCACACAAAATATGTGGGGAGTTCAGTGACTACAAGGGCATGCATTATATAGTTATTATATATAATTTGAAGCATCTTTCTAACATCAAAAAACGCTGAGACATCACGGACATGTCTCAGCGCTAGGTCAATATCTTATTTCGCAAATGTGTCTACCAAGCCTTTGATTAATTTCACAATACCTAGAATGATACTCGCCCAAGTCATGATAGCGACCTCCTCTTTCTGAATTTAATGCTAGTTTAACGGATTTGTTTAAATGAATGTGATGTTTTGCGTAACTCACTAGAATGTATGCATATCTGTACAGTTGCGCTTAATTATTTACAGTCAGGCATGCCTAAGTGTCGTAACTGCATGATGACTCATAAAAGAATCTCTATATGTCGCTATTTTTAACAGTTAGGCAACGTAACTGTTAAAATTGACCGCTGATTCAACACTTAAGCATGAAATTTGACGAGTTGGGGAAAAATGACCTGATACTGTAAAAGATGAGATATAGTGTAATTAACAAAACGAAGTCATCAAACAAAACGGCTTGGTTTTGAAATAGTCTTATTTAAGGAGTGTACATATTTATGTCAGAAATTATTAATGCAATCAAGGATACGGTACAAGCAGGATTAGATCAAGACTGGGTAACAATGGGAACAGGTATTGCGGATATCGTTGCACAAGGTATTGGTCTTATCTCTGGTTTCTTTGGCTAAGTTTCAGTTGAATTCATATTGTCGAATCCTAAACTGAAGTAGTATTATCAGACGGTGACATAGCTGGCATCGTCGTAGTAGAAAAGTGTTAAGTATTAGTGAGATTTTTGTCTAAATGAACATAAAAAGGGGCTAGGAATACACGGAAATGTATTTCTAGCCTTTTCCCGTTTTACGACTAAAACACCACATATAAACACAGGAGTGTGTCATATGTGGTGTAAGTGATTAATTATTTTTGGGTGACCAGACGAGAATATCGTGTCCGTCATCATTTTGTGCCTCTAAGTCCTCAAAACCATTTTTCACGAAGAAACTTTTCGATTCAAAGCGAGCGATAGCCTTGATTGGATGACCGAATGATTTCGCAAATTCGAGTAGGTCAGCACCATAGCCTTTACCCCAATATGGTTTCAGTACTTCTACTTTCCAGATAACGAGATAGTCATCGTATTCTGGGAAATAAGTTTCTTCAACTTCTCCTTTGCGATAAAGTGCCATTCTTGCCACAAGTTTTTCACCGACAAAGATGCCGTAAAATGGTGAATCAGAACTTGCATCAATCATTTCTCCATGTAATTCATCTACTAAGTATAAGTCCTTATTACCAAAGTTTTCACGGAATGCTGCAAATAATTCTTCTGTTTTATAGTTGATATCAAGATGTGTTACTTTTGCCATAGGATGACCCCCTCTGTTGACTTTCTTCTATTATAACGCAATTCTGAAAGTTATTGAAGTAAGCCGTAAAATTGTCAGACAGACATGTAACGATTATACTGGTAATGATTACAGTATAAGGAGATACGAGCATGGATTGTTTAAATATCACGATGAAGGAAAATGATTCATTTATTAAGGAATATACGAATCACAATGCGGACATCCTACAATTTTTCACATATGACCCGAATAAAACAGAAAGCTATAAAAAACGTATGGCATATCGCAATAATGGACGTGAACAGGCAGTTGCGGCGGTTGTGCGTGAATATATGTCTGACTTAGCGTTGACGCAATCACAGTTGGATAACATTACAGCGCTATCTGAAGGTGCGAAGGTTGTTGTTGGGGGACAACAAGCTGGATTGTTTACGGGGCCGCTTTATACATTTCATAAAATTTTATCGATATTAACGAAAGCGGATGAATTATCATCAGAATATAATGAGCGTGTTGTACCAATATTCTGGATTGCTGGTGAAGATCATGACTTTGATGAAGTGGATCATACGTATGTAATGAATCAGCGTTCAGGACAACTTAATAAGGTCAAATATCATACGATGACACCACCGGAAACGACGGTTTCTCGTTATACTCCGGACCGTGAAGCATTACATCATGCACTCGTTCAGTTCTTTGAATCGATGCCTGAAACAGTGCATTCAAAACGATTATTTGATCAAGTTGATAATATGATTCAACAGTCAACGACATGGCTAGATGTTTTCAAACAAATGATACAACTGTGTTTTGGAGAACGTGGTATTTTATTAATCGATGCACAAGACACGCAATTGAGAAGTATTGAAAAGCCATTATTTAAAGATATTATTCAGCGCCATGCATCGGTAGACCAAGCTTTCCGTGATGTACAACGTAAGACGACTGAAGCGGGGTTGACAGCGATGATTCAGACAGATACGAATGTGCATCTGTTCTTGCACGAAGATGATCAACGACAATTGCTCACATATGCTGATGGTGTCTTCAAGTTGAGTAAGAGCGAGAACACATATTCAATGGAAGCGTTGATTGCACTCTTGGATGAATCGCCGGAACGTTTTTCTAATAATGTGGTGACACGTCCACTTATGCAAGAGTGGCTGTTTAATACGGTAGCTTTTGTAGGGGGACCAAGTGAGATTAAATATTGGGCAGAGTTACAAGGTGTCTTTGAGCTATTTGATGTTCAGATGCCGATTGTATTACCACGTATGAGAATGACTTATTTGACATCAAGTACTGAGAAGTTACTCAAAAAATATGATTTGACATTGGAAGAAGTAATGGAAACAGGAACACAACCAGCACGTGAGCGCTTTATTCGTGCGAACGCATCTGAAGTTGTACTTGCACAAATTGAAGCAATGCAAGATCAGCATCAAGCTTTCTATGAAACATTAACGCAAGAGATGTCTGATACAGAAGATAACAAGAATCTAGTGAAGAAAAATCAAGAAATTCAAATGTATCAATTAGATTTTCTGAAATCTCGTTATTTAAATAATATTGCACGAGAAAATGAAATTAGTATGCGTCATTTTGAAGTGTTGACGCAAACACTTCATCCAATGGGAGGATTACAAGAACGTGTTTGGAATCCACTACAAATTTTGAATGAAAATGGGTTAGATGTGTATGCATCCACCACTTTCCCTCCACTTCACTACACTTTTGATCAAATCATTATAAAACTCTAGATATACCAACCTTTTGAGGGTGATTCGCTAAATGCGATTCACCCTCTTTTTTGGTTTTTTAGATAAATTTTGACGATTTTTACAGAATTAGTGGTGGATAGTGGTGAGATGTGGTAAATTATAAATAAGGTGAGGTGAGAAGAAATGTTCATGGGCGAATATGAAAATAAGCTTGATGTTAAAGGGCGAATGATTGTTCCGTCTAAGTTTCGTTATGACTTAAATGAACGTTTCATTATCACTCGTGGCCTTGATAAATGCTTGTTTGGTTACACACTTGAAGAATGGCGAACGATAGAAGACAAAATGAAAACCTTACCTATGACAAAACGTGATGCACGTAAATTTATGCGCATGTTCTTCTCGGGAGCTGTTGAAGTGGAAATTGACAAGCAAGGACGTATTAATATTCCAGCGAAATTACGCGAATATGCCAATCTTGATAAGGAATGTACTGTTATTGGTGTTTCTAATCGCATCGAGATTTGGGATCGAGCGATTTGGAATGATTTTTACGATGAATCTGAAGAGAATTTTGAAGAAATCGCAGAAGATTTAATTGATTTTGATTTTTAATACAACGGAGGTTTTGGCGTGTTTCATCATATTAGCGTTTTACTTAAAGAAACAGTCGATCAACTAAATATCAAAGAAGATGGTGTCTATATTGACTGTACGCTAGGTGGTGCCGGACACTCGCAATACCTTTTGAGTCAACTGTCTGATAAAGGGCGTTTAATCGCAATCGATCAAGATACAACAGCCATAGAACATGCGAAAGACAAGTTGCAAGATCACTTAGACAAAGTGACTTTTGTGCACAGCAATTTTAGACATTTAAATCAAATTTTAGCTGATTTAGAGATAGAAAAAGTCGACGGTATTTTATACGACTTGGGTGTATCAAGTCCTCAACTTGATGTGCCAGAACGTGGTTTTAGTTACCATCACGATGCCAAACTTGATATGAGAATGGATCAAACACAAACACTTTCAGCATATGAAGTTGTGAATGAATGGTCATATGAAGACTTAGTCAAAATCTTTTTCCGATATGGAGAAGAGAAGTTTTCGAAACAAATCGCACGCAAAATCGAAGCGAAACGTGAAGAACAACCTATCACGACAACGTTAGAACTTGTGGAATGTATTAAAGAAGGCATTCCTGCCAAAGCAAGACGTAAAGGTGGTCATCCAGCAAAACGTGTCTTTCAGGCGATTCGTATTGCGGTGAATGATGAGTTGGCAGCGTTTGAAGATTCACTTGAACAAGCGATTGAATGTGTGAAGGTGGGTGGACGCATCTCGGTGATTACGTTCCATTCGTTAGAAGACCGTTTATGTAAGCAGATGTTTCAAGAGTATGAGAAGGGTCCAGATGTTCCAAGAGGATTACCTGTGCTTCCAGAAGCTTATACACCAAAATTGAAACGTGTAAATCGCAAACCAATCGTAGCAAGTGACTCTGACTTGGTAGATAACAATCGAGCGAGAAGTGCAAAACTGCGCGTTGCAGAAATATTAAAATAAAGGAGATTATTATGGCTGTAGAAAATATTTACGAACCGTACCAACAGCACATGGCAGAACCACAAAGTCAACCAACGACTACACCGCAGAAACAAACGATTAAAAAACAAGTCGTTGTTAAGTTTACACGCTTTGAAAAACTACTATACATATCGATGGTGGCATTAATTGCTGCAATCAGTATTTTTATGTTGTCACTTAAAATGGACGCGTATGATACAAGAGGGAAAATTGCAGAATTAGATCAAAAAATTGAACAACAATCAAGTCAAAATAGTGCATTGAAGTCTGAAACGATGAAGAATGCATCTTATGAACGCATCTATAACAAAGCTCAAAAACAAGGCATGAGTCTCCAGAATGAGAATGTAAAGGTAGTGCGTAATAATGGCGAAGCGAAAAATTAAAATTAAAAAAAATAAACTAGGAGCAGTCCTCCTGACAGTTGTACTTGGGCTGCTCTTTTTTTCATTGGTTTTAAGGTACAGTTATGTGATGTTATCTGGACAGTCATCAGGAGAAGATTTGATCATGCGTGCGAATCAGAAATATTTGGCACAATTAGATCAATCAGCTGAACGAGGAAAGATTTATGATCGGAACGGTAAAATTCTAGCTGAAGATGTTGACCGTTTTCGACTCGCAGCAGTAATTGATAAACGTGCAAGTGAAGAATCGAAAGAACCAAGACATGTCGTTGATAAGAAGAAAACAGCCAAACAACTCGCAAAAGTAATCGATATGTCAGAAAAAGATATCGAAAAACGACTA
This window contains:
- a CDS encoding alpha-1/alpha-2 family phenol-soluble modulin codes for the protein MTWASIILGIVKLIKGLVDTFAK
- a CDS encoding N-acetyltransferase, whose amino-acid sequence is MAKVTHLDINYKTEELFAAFRENFGNKDLYLVDELHGEMIDASSDSPFYGIFVGEKLVARMALYRKGEVEETYFPEYDDYLVIWKVEVLKPYWGKGYGADLLEFAKSFGHPIKAIARFESKSFFVKNGFEDLEAQNDDGHDILVWSPKNN
- a CDS encoding LPXTG cell wall anchor domain-containing protein, which encodes MSQKLFVRTLITGLATSALLAGGHAAKAAEETAPVTDNQEQPQTSNQTQADTPQTENTSSDTTDEPSTTTDVTTPEETQPTTDAPEETPIAEEQPIQDQPEQPNTGEEDLVSDTKPAEVSKEELKQQEIENAQNNLNTANQQVKAAQDDRDKAAQEKAAADQKLKTAQSVKTTSTKQVDQKIVDETKKLNNTTSKVQTTQSQLNKKQAEIDKKEQQIKNYKPEVREKVVHTSNTPEEAENQRYHDWVEDVKYTGTPQVVKLKAQQGKYVPNNERIGQIFVDYLNELKRINGLPGHVTLSTNPAVQAFSQARADESAANYRSHYTELPDRNKYQGAENLARHYAYESKPVSDEEVAYTMLLAWFSDYNNAKKGYGHRTNLLGVDGEIGFATVRYGGEEDGIYTLLSVMNSQGWDRENVYSKVTETQVGDKLQYRLDGKEVYFVPKKVFQYITTETIDKSGDIKAELNKLNKEKANLESELKNYNNEISKIKKTIANLQEQRKLINANNATQQKAMSDAKALVAKNTKALAAAEKKLADAKKNKAAAQKALDELTKVDEPTQPSDTTKPTEKPTMPSKPTSEKPKDNVKPGETTQPGTNTPTETKPVVVPKEEKPTMDKKLGTTETSSKGIQVTLPSGEKVTISKKTVGTTLIAEPMGNMPVTTQLKATMTSSNGQAPKAMNLSKGNDKSDDNMQMLPNTGQEQKTGIFAGLAALLAGIATYFGFRRKSSQK
- the ftsL gene encoding cell division protein FtsL, which translates into the protein MAVENIYEPYQQHMAEPQSQPTTTPQKQTIKKQVVVKFTRFEKLLYISMVALIAAISIFMLSLKMDAYDTRGKIAELDQKIEQQSSQNSALKSETMKNASYERIYNKAQKQGMSLQNENVKVVRNNGEAKN
- a CDS encoding beta-class phenol-soluble modulin, encoding MSEIINAIKDTVQAGLDQDWVTMGTGIADIVAQGIGLISGFFG
- the bshC gene encoding bacillithiol biosynthesis cysteine-adding enzyme BshC translates to MDCLNITMKENDSFIKEYTNHNADILQFFTYDPNKTESYKKRMAYRNNGREQAVAAVVREYMSDLALTQSQLDNITALSEGAKVVVGGQQAGLFTGPLYTFHKILSILTKADELSSEYNERVVPIFWIAGEDHDFDEVDHTYVMNQRSGQLNKVKYHTMTPPETTVSRYTPDREALHHALVQFFESMPETVHSKRLFDQVDNMIQQSTTWLDVFKQMIQLCFGERGILLIDAQDTQLRSIEKPLFKDIIQRHASVDQAFRDVQRKTTEAGLTAMIQTDTNVHLFLHEDDQRQLLTYADGVFKLSKSENTYSMEALIALLDESPERFSNNVVTRPLMQEWLFNTVAFVGGPSEIKYWAELQGVFELFDVQMPIVLPRMRMTYLTSSTEKLLKKYDLTLEEVMETGTQPARERFIRANASEVVLAQIEAMQDQHQAFYETLTQEMSDTEDNKNLVKKNQEIQMYQLDFLKSRYLNNIARENEISMRHFEVLTQTLHPMGGLQERVWNPLQILNENGLDVYASTTFPPLHYTFDQIIIKL
- the mraZ gene encoding division/cell wall cluster transcriptional repressor MraZ yields the protein MFMGEYENKLDVKGRMIVPSKFRYDLNERFIITRGLDKCLFGYTLEEWRTIEDKMKTLPMTKRDARKFMRMFFSGAVEVEIDKQGRINIPAKLREYANLDKECTVIGVSNRIEIWDRAIWNDFYDESEENFEEIAEDLIDFDF
- the rsmH gene encoding 16S rRNA (cytosine(1402)-N(4))-methyltransferase RsmH produces the protein MFHHISVLLKETVDQLNIKEDGVYIDCTLGGAGHSQYLLSQLSDKGRLIAIDQDTTAIEHAKDKLQDHLDKVTFVHSNFRHLNQILADLEIEKVDGILYDLGVSSPQLDVPERGFSYHHDAKLDMRMDQTQTLSAYEVVNEWSYEDLVKIFFRYGEEKFSKQIARKIEAKREEQPITTTLELVECIKEGIPAKARRKGGHPAKRVFQAIRIAVNDELAAFEDSLEQAIECVKVGGRISVITFHSLEDRLCKQMFQEYEKGPDVPRGLPVLPEAYTPKLKRVNRKPIVASDSDLVDNNRARSAKLRVAEILK